One window of the Rosa rugosa chromosome 3, drRosRugo1.1, whole genome shotgun sequence genome contains the following:
- the LOC133738707 gene encoding F-box protein AFR has translation MSMGFSTMAALTSSASTPETENSDVERSTSRSNKSEPLIPGLPDEVAELCLVYLPYPYQALVRSVSASWRRAISDPAFLHCKKSLSLPLPYLFVFAFNKSTARIQWQALDPRSGRWFVLPPMPGHYSKLASPPGLACASLPRQGMLVVLGGSDAESSMRSTIVYRTSSNQWSSMAPMPTARSYFDSGSINNKIIAVGGSGTHENDSIKAVECYNPENDTWATLATMPAGLAKYDSHVVGDKMYVTEGWTWPFMFSPRGLVYDSKTDAWREMSPGMREGWTGVSVVVGNKLLVISEYGDCPMKVYDHDKDTWRYVGGDKFPCDSLRRPFAVSAVEGSIYVVACGLNVGIGRLSESEAEKGELQVEWQVLPAPSAFRGFSPSSCEVLYA, from the coding sequence ATGTCCATGGGTTTTTCAACAATGGCAGCTCTGACTTCCTCTGCATCAACCCCAGAAACTGAGAATTCTGACGTAGAAAGGAGCACAAGCAGAAGCAACAAATCTGAGccattgattcctggacttccAGACGAGGTGGCCGAGCTGTGTCTTGTTTACCTTCCGTATCCGTACCAAGCTTTGGTGCGTTCGGTCTCTGCTTCGTGGAGGAGAGCCATTTCTGACCCGGCTTTTCTTCACTGCAAGAAGTCACTTTCGCTCCCGCTGCCTTATCTTTTCGTTTTCGCCTTCAACAAATCGACGGCCAGGATTCAGTGGCAAGCGCTCGACCCTCGATCGGGCCGTTGGTTTGTCCTACCTCCGATGCCGGGGCATTATTCCAAGCTCGCGAGTCCACCGGGGTTAGCGTGTGCCTCCTTGCCACGTCAGGGGATGCTTGTCGTGTTGGGTGGATCGGACGCGGAATCGTCTATGCGGTCCACTATTGTATACCGTACATCTAGCAATCAGTGGTCCAGCATGGCTCCCATGCCGACCGCCCGATCGTATTTTGACTCGGGAAGCATCAATAATAAGATCATAGCGGTCGGAGGTAGTGGGACCCACGAGAATGACTCGATCAAGGCCGTTGAGTGTTATAACCCTGAAAATGACACATGGGCGACACTGGCCACGATGCCAGCTGGACTTGCCAAGTATGACTCCCACGTGGTGGGGGATAAGATGTACGTCACCGAGGGGTGGACGTGGCCCTTCATGTTCTCGCCACGCGGCCTGGTCTACGACTCGAAAACAGACGCGTGGCGAGAGATGAGTCCTGGGATGAGGGAAGGGTGGACAGGTGTCAGCGTGGTCGTGGGCAACAAGTTATTAGTGATCTCGGAGTATGGAGATTGTCCGATGAAGGTTTATGACCATGATAAGGATACATGGCGGTACGTCGGCGGGGACAAGTTCCCGTGCGACTCACTTAGACGGCCTTTCGCTGTGAGCGCGGTGGAGGGGAGCATATATGTGGTGGCATGTGGGCTGAATGTGGGAATAGGAAGGCTGTCTGAATCAGAAGCAGAAAAGGGTGAGCTACAAGTTGAGTGGCAGGTTCTGCCAGCTCCAAGTGCTTTTAGGGGTTTTTCTCCTTCTAGTTGTGAAGTGCTTTATGCCTGA